The Raoultibacter phocaeensis genome contains a region encoding:
- a CDS encoding molybdopterin-dependent oxidoreductase, with product MAYGKQWQTVMEDGTVVTRSNTWSPPGSHPVGYGVKVVTKDGELIRVEGDDDNPITTGRVNAMNLALREYTYAPERIIHPMKRAYEDRGKDKWVETTWDEALDTICEKVQYFKDTYGPESIVVFGGTGREACIFYYALTFSVLQSPNCCYTQSGWSCYGPRCSIADYVLGAGYPELDYAGHLPGSYNDPAYTVPKWIVVWGKEPLPSNGDGFFGHCLVDLMKLGTKIISIDPRITWVGAHDGNINLQVRPQTDTALALGIMNLMFESGEYDKEFAEKWIYGLDEMKARAAEYPVEKVSEITDVPVEDIKRVAHIVGTERPIGWAWGLAFDQNKNGVQLSQAMIILAALSGSIDRPGGLTLGPPSALLGKWRMEQRGAMEDDVWAKRIGAAAWPGLSTGMATTQPDETLNTMETDEPYALKMGWFNSSNFLTPTCSAQPKRWHKALQKLEFVVIQDLTMTPTAMAVGDYFLPMATWAEHNGIVLTHYGRNTVFMGPMNKALTVGECKSDVEICLMFGQRLNPSWWPWYKPADGKSLDLDALTTAVEDFYSDQLKEIGYDWNSFREAGLYQPGAHGFEYEKYEKGLLRFDGEPGFNTITGQIEAYSILYESWGEDPLPYYEEPNYSQISQPDLATQYPLFSTSGSRRYSSFHSEHRHVPSLRQIDPWPWVQMNPETAAEYGITDGDWCEVANMFGEARFKAEITPVIKPGILNCAHGWWFPEQDGEEPNLFGVWKSNFNSLVPHFNVGKLGFGAPYKGVMCSMRRVRSLDQD from the coding sequence ATGGCATACGGTAAACAATGGCAAACCGTGATGGAGGATGGAACGGTCGTAACCCGTAGTAACACGTGGTCGCCTCCGGGAAGCCATCCTGTCGGATACGGCGTCAAGGTTGTGACCAAGGACGGGGAGCTCATCCGCGTCGAAGGCGACGACGACAACCCGATTACCACCGGTCGCGTCAATGCGATGAACCTCGCGCTGCGCGAGTACACGTACGCTCCGGAGCGCATCATCCACCCGATGAAGCGCGCTTACGAGGATCGCGGCAAAGACAAATGGGTCGAGACCACGTGGGATGAGGCGCTCGACACCATCTGCGAGAAGGTGCAGTACTTCAAGGATACCTACGGACCCGAGTCCATCGTCGTGTTCGGCGGCACCGGCCGTGAGGCGTGCATCTTCTACTACGCGCTCACGTTCTCCGTTCTGCAATCGCCCAACTGCTGCTACACGCAGTCCGGGTGGTCCTGCTATGGCCCGCGCTGCTCCATCGCCGACTACGTGTTGGGTGCGGGCTATCCCGAGCTCGACTACGCCGGCCATCTTCCGGGCAGCTACAACGATCCGGCATACACCGTTCCGAAGTGGATCGTGGTGTGGGGCAAAGAGCCTCTGCCCTCCAACGGCGACGGCTTCTTCGGTCACTGCCTCGTCGACCTCATGAAGCTCGGCACCAAGATCATCTCCATCGATCCCCGTATCACCTGGGTCGGTGCGCACGACGGCAACATCAACCTGCAGGTTCGCCCGCAGACCGACACCGCCCTTGCGCTCGGCATCATGAACCTCATGTTCGAGAGCGGAGAATACGACAAAGAGTTCGCCGAGAAGTGGATTTACGGCCTCGACGAAATGAAGGCCCGCGCGGCCGAATACCCGGTCGAGAAGGTCTCCGAGATCACCGACGTTCCCGTCGAGGACATCAAGCGCGTGGCCCATATCGTGGGCACCGAGCGTCCGATCGGCTGGGCATGGGGTCTTGCGTTCGACCAGAACAAGAACGGCGTGCAGCTTTCGCAGGCCATGATCATCCTTGCGGCCCTCTCCGGATCCATCGATCGTCCGGGCGGCCTTACCCTCGGACCTCCGTCGGCTCTCCTCGGCAAGTGGCGTATGGAGCAGCGCGGTGCCATGGAAGACGACGTGTGGGCAAAGCGCATCGGTGCCGCTGCATGGCCGGGCCTTTCCACGGGTATGGCGACCACTCAGCCCGACGAGACGTTGAACACCATGGAGACCGACGAGCCCTACGCGCTCAAGATGGGTTGGTTCAACAGCTCGAACTTCCTGACCCCCACCTGCTCGGCTCAGCCGAAGCGTTGGCACAAGGCTCTCCAGAAGCTCGAGTTCGTCGTTATCCAGGACCTCACCATGACCCCGACGGCCATGGCGGTAGGCGATTACTTCCTGCCGATGGCCACCTGGGCGGAGCACAACGGTATCGTGCTCACGCACTACGGCCGCAACACCGTGTTCATGGGCCCCATGAACAAGGCGCTCACGGTCGGCGAATGCAAGTCCGACGTCGAGATCTGCCTCATGTTCGGTCAGCGCCTCAACCCCTCGTGGTGGCCCTGGTACAAGCCTGCCGACGGCAAATCGCTCGACCTCGACGCGCTGACGACTGCGGTTGAAGATTTCTACAGCGATCAGCTCAAAGAAATCGGCTACGACTGGAATTCGTTCAGGGAAGCCGGCCTCTATCAGCCCGGTGCCCACGGCTTCGAGTACGAGAAGTACGAGAAGGGCCTGCTCCGCTTCGACGGCGAGCCCGGCTTCAACACCATCACCGGCCAGATCGAAGCGTACTCGATCTTGTACGAGTCCTGGGGCGAAGATCCGCTGCCGTATTACGAGGAGCCGAACTACAGCCAGATCAGCCAGCCTGATCTCGCTACCCAGTACCCGCTGTTCTCCACCTCGGGCTCGCGCCGTTACAGCTCGTTCCATTCCGAGCACCGTCACGTGCCTTCGCTGCGCCAGATCGATCCGTGGCCGTGGGTTCAGATGAATCCCGAGACCGCTGCGGAATACGGCATCACCGATGGCGACTGGTGCGAGGTGGCCAACATGTTCGGCGAAGCTCGCTTCAAGGCCGAGATCACCCCGGTCATCAAGCCTGGCATCCTGAATTGCGCTCACGGCTGGTGGTTCCCCGAGCAGGACGGCGAAGAGCCCAATCTGTTCGGTGTGTGGAAGTCCAACTTCAACAGCCTCGTGCCTCACTTCAACGTCGGTAAGCTTGGCTTCGGTGCTCCGTACAAGGGCGTTATGTGCAGCATGCGCCGCGTCCGTAGTCTCGACCAAGACTAA
- a CDS encoding oxidoreductase — MADQKYALLVDYTYFSGNHAAEIACKEELGLPIDQFGIKEVEIGPFKKGEGNDGDAWEWFYLPCPTSIFSEHWGTGGDKAGQRPLAVQVEESASMYYGTLEDMQAKMAEFDRPMVLFQL; from the coding sequence ATGGCAGATCAGAAATACGCTTTGCTCGTCGATTACACCTACTTCTCCGGCAACCATGCCGCGGAGATCGCGTGCAAAGAAGAGCTCGGGCTCCCGATCGACCAGTTCGGTATCAAGGAAGTCGAGATCGGCCCGTTCAAGAAGGGCGAAGGCAACGACGGAGACGCATGGGAATGGTTCTACCTTCCGTGCCCGACGTCCATCTTCTCCGAGCACTGGGGAACGGGCGGCGACAAAGCCGGCCAGCGTCCCTTGGCTGTCCAGGTAGAAGAGTCCGCGTCCATGTACTACGGCACTCTGGAAGACATGCAGGCTAAGATGGCGGAGTTCGATCGCCCGATGGTTCTGTTCCAACTGTAG
- a CDS encoding arylamine N-acetyltransferase family protein, which translates to MFEELYEPLPDPARYWRRLGLDPADVPLTRDGLDRIIFAHQCAIPFENLDACEYHVPISLGIADMFEKIVAGKRGGYCFELNALFAALLADAGFSVSPCFARSLKDRGYVQPVAHRGAIVTIGDEKLFCDVGYGGPMPSCALPLKDGLEASSTGQTFRIERMEGPWWRILYCGREHAPRASAEPVLAFMDIEQYEVDFVALSLYCSTHPSSIFTQQRMLNRKTGDGSVSITADQFIRTTREDKEQRTIETDEEFRRLAKTHFGIELPTRN; encoded by the coding sequence ATGTTCGAAGAACTGTACGAACCGTTGCCCGACCCCGCCCGCTATTGGAGGCGCCTGGGCCTCGATCCAGCCGACGTGCCGCTCACCCGCGACGGACTCGATCGGATCATCTTCGCGCACCAGTGCGCCATTCCCTTCGAAAACCTCGATGCCTGCGAGTACCATGTTCCGATCTCGCTCGGCATAGCAGACATGTTCGAGAAGATCGTTGCGGGAAAGCGCGGAGGCTATTGCTTCGAGCTCAACGCGCTGTTCGCCGCCCTGCTCGCCGATGCGGGCTTCTCCGTTTCACCGTGCTTCGCCCGCAGCCTCAAGGACCGCGGGTACGTACAACCCGTCGCGCATCGCGGAGCCATCGTCACCATCGGAGACGAGAAGCTGTTCTGCGACGTCGGATACGGCGGACCTATGCCTTCGTGCGCTTTGCCGCTCAAGGATGGCCTCGAGGCTTCATCGACCGGGCAGACGTTTCGCATCGAGCGCATGGAAGGTCCTTGGTGGCGCATCCTCTACTGCGGTCGCGAGCATGCCCCGCGAGCATCGGCCGAGCCCGTACTCGCATTCATGGACATCGAGCAGTACGAGGTTGATTTCGTTGCCCTTTCCCTTTACTGCTCGACCCACCCGAGCTCGATCTTCACCCAACAGCGCATGCTCAACCGAAAGACCGGGGACGGCAGCGTGTCCATCACCGCCGATCAGTTCATCCGTACAACCCGTGAGGACAAAGAGCAGCGCACGATCGAAACGGACGAAGAATTTCGCCGGCTCGCCAAAACCCACTTCGGCATCGAGCTTCCCACAAGGAACTGA
- a CDS encoding MFS transporter, with protein sequence MDKKEFTVSEVIDSIGISSHTWIVFVLLAFAMIFDGYDFMIVNSTNLFVAHTFWPDNANPGALMGSLTTWGLLGMVIGGAVGGIMSDKLGRKKTLIAAVMFYGLFTLPQAFANDLAFFAAFRLIAGFGVGSCIPVVTTVFSESMPSKQRGVFVTFGMAFMVVGWVLAGLIANPICNASVPLLGEFTNQVTYMTADGGTATMFANWRLCYLIGGIPLIYGIILIFTMHETPHWYANSGNKAKACERLTQIEQATRHTSHTYDPDLLIVPPKPAKTGPSVLFSSKFIVATCAIWAAYFVGQFCVYGMNAWIPTWFVGLGYSATDSVALQTWNNVAAIASNIVVGFVSDKVGRKRNLAFSWLFCIVAIILCSIFVAPNNMMLCIALMLLFGFALNYAITAVQPLMPESYPTAIRNTGTSWCQAFARFGGSASSIVLGGIAGMAFFQTASGTTNWSTVVLVLIVPFALGFICTVLFVKETAGKSMDQLAAEEEKLGASERDGNVRFIIMLVIVAILAILCIVCPLVVENWSKQPYALPLMAIGLLLPFVYFFVFGGKQLAKNKKLKA encoded by the coding sequence ATGGACAAAAAAGAGTTTACGGTCTCAGAGGTCATCGACTCTATTGGCATCAGCTCGCATACATGGATAGTCTTCGTGCTCCTGGCATTCGCCATGATCTTCGACGGCTACGATTTCATGATCGTCAATTCAACGAACCTATTCGTCGCCCATACGTTTTGGCCGGATAACGCGAACCCGGGCGCACTCATGGGCTCGCTTACCACATGGGGCCTGCTCGGCATGGTCATCGGCGGTGCTGTCGGCGGCATCATGTCCGACAAGCTCGGTCGCAAGAAGACGCTCATCGCGGCCGTCATGTTCTACGGGTTGTTCACGCTGCCGCAGGCGTTCGCGAACGACCTCGCATTTTTCGCTGCATTCCGTCTGATCGCCGGATTCGGCGTCGGCTCGTGCATCCCCGTTGTCACGACAGTGTTCTCCGAGAGCATGCCTTCCAAGCAGCGCGGCGTGTTCGTGACGTTCGGCATGGCCTTCATGGTCGTCGGCTGGGTGCTCGCAGGCCTCATTGCGAATCCCATCTGCAACGCATCGGTGCCGTTGCTCGGCGAATTCACGAACCAGGTTACCTACATGACCGCTGACGGCGGTACGGCTACCATGTTCGCGAACTGGCGTCTGTGCTACCTGATCGGCGGCATCCCGCTCATCTACGGCATCATTCTCATCTTCACGATGCACGAGACGCCCCACTGGTACGCCAACTCCGGCAACAAGGCGAAGGCGTGCGAGCGCCTCACCCAGATCGAGCAGGCTACGCGCCACACCTCGCACACCTACGACCCCGATCTGCTCATCGTGCCGCCCAAGCCTGCGAAAACCGGTCCGTCGGTGCTGTTCTCGAGCAAGTTCATCGTGGCGACGTGCGCCATCTGGGCAGCGTACTTCGTCGGTCAGTTCTGCGTGTACGGCATGAACGCTTGGATTCCCACATGGTTTGTGGGGCTCGGCTACTCGGCGACGGACAGCGTTGCGCTCCAGACCTGGAACAACGTAGCGGCCATCGCATCCAACATCGTGGTCGGCTTCGTGTCCGATAAGGTGGGCCGTAAGCGCAACCTCGCGTTCTCGTGGTTGTTCTGCATCGTTGCCATCATCCTGTGCTCCATCTTCGTGGCTCCGAACAATATGATGCTGTGCATCGCGCTCATGCTCCTGTTCGGCTTCGCGCTGAACTACGCCATCACGGCGGTTCAGCCGCTCATGCCCGAAAGCTATCCTACCGCCATCCGCAACACCGGCACGTCGTGGTGCCAGGCGTTCGCCCGCTTCGGCGGTTCCGCTTCGTCGATCGTGCTCGGCGGCATCGCCGGCATGGCGTTTTTCCAGACGGCGTCAGGAACGACCAACTGGAGCACCGTGGTACTCGTGCTCATCGTTCCCTTCGCGCTCGGATTCATCTGCACGGTGCTGTTCGTGAAGGAGACGGCCGGCAAATCGATGGATCAGCTGGCGGCGGAAGAGGAGAAGCTCGGCGCCTCCGAGAGGGACGGCAACGTGCGCTTCATAATCATGCTCGTTATCGTGGCGATTCTCGCGATCCTGTGCATCGTATGCCCCCTCGTCGTCGAGAATTGGTCGAAGCAGCCCTACGCGCTTCCGCTTATGGCGATTGGGCTCTTGCTTCCGTTCGTGTACTTCTTCGTATTCGGCGGAAAGCAACTTGCTAAGAACAAGAAACTGAAGGCGTAG
- a CDS encoding helix-turn-helix transcriptional regulator encodes MAITFPRISITVDDDRGTGTQGELNILALGFGIHQSWIYTAMFGTTTIFQAPQALGPEAESSISLVFLISIVVFGLSLLFAAATDQRFLKFYTAKRAIIAAAALTAIGTFAVFAVNVPGFVGIAATWFAGISTGIGSALLLLFWGIAFSRHGAATIVMNTAVAIVIAIALYSFVLHIIPPPFSGILTGCLPLLELPLLWRLTPVSYALRHAVPIFNPLPVRKMPFSVRLAIPTLLFGFALGALRSISTQIILPSSDLTTQLLALFAGGAATVLLLVTSFCIDKRSHWDFLFRPLIPFIAVTLFFLPTLPLGSSVLEPLVLLTGYMCFEALMWVFFGEMAQEFRLSPIFVFGIGRGCLALGSLAGSLSVADPSILGSLTPFGEAGGAVLIMFVMVMAYALLPRVRDIKRIVIRPEPQGYPAIATFNRQVELAAGRPDRAEADAGGALEHATESEHAPTRPDIRRTRQPLSEQVEQGASSASSASSPARAGLRAANANGMIGHPSEAATPGMSARAAEEADTARKSGRFRAQCEAIADRYLLSRRETEVMFLLAKGYNAAYIQDKLCISKSTAKTHIGHIYRKLNIHNQQELLLMVEETDDDSRMGDARR; translated from the coding sequence ATGGCAATTACGTTTCCGCGAATCAGTATCACGGTAGACGACGATCGGGGCACGGGAACGCAGGGCGAGCTGAACATACTCGCGCTCGGATTCGGCATCCACCAATCGTGGATCTACACCGCGATGTTCGGCACGACGACCATTTTCCAAGCACCCCAAGCCCTCGGCCCCGAAGCCGAATCGTCCATTTCGCTCGTGTTCCTCATCTCCATCGTCGTGTTCGGCTTGTCGCTTTTATTCGCCGCAGCAACCGATCAGCGCTTCCTTAAGTTTTACACCGCAAAGCGCGCGATCATTGCCGCAGCCGCCCTCACCGCAATCGGCACGTTCGCCGTCTTCGCCGTCAACGTACCCGGCTTTGTCGGCATTGCTGCCACATGGTTCGCCGGCATCTCTACGGGCATCGGCTCGGCGCTTCTGCTCCTGTTCTGGGGTATCGCGTTTTCGCGCCACGGTGCCGCGACCATCGTCATGAACACGGCCGTGGCCATCGTGATCGCCATAGCTCTGTACTCCTTTGTACTCCATATCATTCCCCCACCCTTCTCGGGCATACTTACAGGCTGCCTGCCCTTGCTCGAGCTTCCGCTTCTGTGGCGGCTCACGCCGGTAAGCTACGCCCTTCGCCATGCGGTGCCCATCTTCAACCCGCTGCCGGTCCGCAAGATGCCTTTCTCGGTCAGACTCGCTATACCGACGCTTTTGTTCGGATTCGCTCTCGGCGCACTGCGCTCCATCTCAACCCAGATCATCCTGCCTTCGTCGGATCTGACAACGCAGTTGCTCGCCCTGTTCGCAGGCGGCGCTGCGACAGTGCTCCTTCTGGTTACATCGTTCTGCATCGACAAACGCAGCCACTGGGATTTCCTGTTCAGACCGCTCATTCCGTTCATCGCGGTCACGCTGTTCTTCCTACCGACACTGCCGCTCGGAAGCTCGGTCCTCGAACCGCTCGTACTGTTGACCGGGTATATGTGCTTCGAGGCGCTCATGTGGGTGTTCTTCGGCGAGATGGCCCAGGAGTTCCGTCTCTCCCCCATCTTCGTGTTCGGTATCGGACGGGGCTGCTTGGCGCTCGGCTCGCTCGCCGGATCGCTTTCGGTCGCCGACCCCTCGATTCTCGGCTCGCTTACCCCGTTCGGCGAGGCAGGCGGCGCCGTGCTCATCATGTTCGTCATGGTAATGGCCTACGCGCTCTTGCCGCGGGTGCGCGACATCAAGCGCATCGTTATACGCCCCGAACCGCAAGGCTATCCCGCCATCGCCACATTCAACCGCCAGGTCGAGCTCGCCGCAGGGAGGCCGGATCGCGCCGAAGCCGACGCTGGCGGTGCCCTCGAGCACGCGACGGAATCGGAGCATGCGCCGACGAGGCCCGACATTCGCAGAACGCGGCAGCCCCTTTCTGAACAGGTGGAACAGGGCGCTTCCTCGGCCAGCTCAGCCTCTTCGCCTGCGCGTGCAGGATTGCGCGCCGCGAACGCGAACGGGATGATCGGCCACCCATCCGAGGCAGCAACGCCTGGCATGTCGGCCCGAGCGGCCGAAGAAGCCGACACGGCCCGCAAGAGCGGCAGGTTCAGGGCGCAGTGTGAGGCAATCGCCGACCGCTACCTGCTCTCGCGACGCGAGACCGAAGTCATGTTCCTCCTCGCGAAGGGCTACAACGCCGCTTACATCCAAGACAAGCTCTGCATCTCGAAGAGCACGGCGAAGACGCACATCGGGCATATCTATCGCAAGCTCAACATTCACAATCAGCAAGAACTGCTCCTCATGGTGGAGGAGACCGACGACGATTCCCGCATGGGAGATGCGCGCCGGTAG
- a CDS encoding MFS transporter yields the protein MPEMTDEQIKAKRLQYLALSTVALLFLGLIYAFSMFAAPITSAFGLEKSSVGLTFNIMMITFCFGAIAGSQIEKRVGTRGSLIVSAVLFFCGFAGTGLFGNGSIAVLYVCYGMLGGLGVGVGYNCIVATTNIWFPDKVGFSSGVLMMGFGLGSLILGTLSVNLVSAVGLGTVFVAIGVLTAVVVVALAFMLRRPPADIVARMAPEKATGTGYDPGEQDAALKTPTFYVYWIWAIIVIAIGLATIGNAASDAQAVGLDAGFATLLVGLVSTCNGLARVVIGLIYDKTNVKVTMLIDGLIAVAACVCIVGAFTTGISALYVVGAFCCGFCYGGVPVVASAFARQRFGAKNYPLNLSLANFAIMFGSILNIVIQAAVGGVDNRLAVFVVMGVLSVVAALDVLPFSKLWNKDMRMLDARRKSVEAGER from the coding sequence ATGCCAGAAATGACTGACGAGCAGATCAAGGCCAAACGACTGCAGTATTTGGCCCTTTCGACCGTCGCGCTTTTGTTCCTCGGGCTGATTTACGCGTTCTCGATGTTCGCTGCTCCGATAACCTCTGCGTTCGGTCTCGAGAAGTCATCGGTGGGACTCACGTTCAACATCATGATGATCACGTTCTGCTTCGGGGCCATCGCCGGATCGCAGATTGAGAAGAGAGTCGGTACGCGGGGTTCGCTCATCGTTTCCGCCGTGCTGTTCTTTTGCGGTTTTGCGGGAACGGGCTTGTTCGGCAACGGCAGTATCGCGGTTTTGTACGTGTGCTACGGCATGCTCGGCGGCCTCGGTGTCGGCGTGGGGTACAACTGCATCGTTGCGACCACGAACATTTGGTTTCCCGACAAAGTCGGATTCTCCTCAGGCGTGCTTATGATGGGCTTCGGTTTGGGCTCTCTCATCTTGGGAACGCTTTCGGTGAACCTCGTTTCCGCGGTGGGTCTCGGCACGGTGTTTGTGGCTATCGGCGTATTAACGGCCGTCGTGGTCGTAGCGCTCGCTTTCATGCTGCGCCGCCCACCCGCCGACATCGTTGCGCGCATGGCACCCGAGAAGGCAACCGGCACAGGGTATGATCCAGGCGAGCAAGACGCCGCCCTCAAGACGCCGACGTTCTACGTGTACTGGATATGGGCGATCATCGTGATAGCCATCGGCCTCGCTACGATCGGCAACGCCGCATCCGATGCCCAGGCGGTCGGCCTCGATGCTGGATTCGCAACGTTGCTTGTCGGCCTCGTATCCACCTGTAACGGCCTGGCGCGCGTGGTCATCGGGCTTATCTACGATAAGACCAACGTGAAGGTCACCATGCTCATTGACGGGCTTATCGCCGTGGCGGCATGCGTATGCATTGTCGGTGCTTTCACGACCGGCATCTCGGCTCTCTACGTGGTGGGCGCGTTCTGCTGCGGCTTTTGCTACGGCGGTGTGCCGGTGGTGGCCTCGGCGTTCGCGCGGCAACGCTTCGGCGCTAAGAACTACCCGCTCAATCTCTCGCTTGCTAACTTCGCCATCATGTTCGGTTCGATTCTGAACATCGTGATCCAGGCGGCGGTGGGCGGCGTTGACAACCGTCTTGCCGTGTTCGTGGTCATGGGCGTGCTCTCCGTCGTTGCGGCGCTCGATGTGTTGCCGTTCTCGAAACTGTGGAACAAAGATATGCGCATGCTCGATGCCCGGAGAAAAAGCGTCGAGGCTGGCGAGCGATAA